ATACTTTTTCCAGCGTCACTTCAGATACTTACAGTTGCGTGGTTCTGTTGGGTCGAGGCCCTTCGCTGCACTCGGGGAAACAGGAAGCGGGGTTGCTTGTTTTCCTGACGAAGGAAGGAACTGTCCTTTTGAAACCACTTGAACGTTTCATTTACTGCTTCATCCACACATCGCGCTGCGGGAACGGGATGGTGATGCCCTTTTCGCGGAAGGCCTTGTCGATGGCGAAGCGCAGGTCGCTTTTAATGAACTCTATTTTAAAGACCGAACGCGAATAGAAGAGCAAGGTGAAGGTGAGTTGCGAATCGGCAAAGTCGGAGAAGAAGACGTTGGGCTTCGGATTCTTCACCACCTCATCGTGTTGCAAGGCACATTCGACCAGGGTCTGTCGCACAAGTTCGAGGTCGGAGCCGTAGGCCACGCCCACCACCACTTTGAAGCGGGTGAGCTTCTGGTTGTGGGTCCAGTTGACCACGCTGCCCGTAATGAACCGCGAGTTGGGGATGATCATGATAATGCCATCACGGGTTTCGAGCTCGGAGGCGCGTAAGCGGATCTCGCGGACGCGACCCACCGTGTTATCGACCTCAATGATGTCGGACACGCGGATGGTGCCATCGAACAGCAGGATGATGCCGCTGACGAAGTCTTTGAACACTTCCTGCAAGCCCAGACCGATACCGACCAACAGGGCTGCGGATCCTGCCAACAGCACGGTGATCTTGAACCCGACCGATTCGAGGCCGAGAAGGATGGCCACCACCCAGATGATGTATTGGATGAGCTGATAGACGGAGAGCCTTCTTCCGCGTTCGAGGTCAGAAATGTTGGCCCGATGGACAATGACCTTCTTGATGCCCCATGTGACCACCCATGTAACCGCAACGATGACGGCCAACGCCACCAGTTGCAGCATGCTGAGGTGATAATTACCCAGGTCGATGATCTGTTTCTGTAAGAATTCTTCCATGAGGCTTTGAAAGCGAACACAAATTTACAGTAACTGTTGCTTGCCCCGTTCTGAATACCCTTTTGGGGGTATGGGGAGGGGTGGGCTGTGCCGGCCGAAGCCCGTAGGCCGTGTCATCTGACCTCCCCCAGCCCCTCCCTTCGACATGCTCAGGGCATGCCTTCCAAGGAGGGGAGCTGCCTGCTTGAACAAATGCAAGAGCCGTCAACTTTTTGAAAGTTGACGGCTCTGGGGTATGCACTGGGCAGTAAGCGCAGGACAAAAGCACGTTTACATTACCCAGCTGGAGGTGGAACAACCATCGGATCCATCGGAATATCGAACGAGTAGCGCATGCCTGAGGTCATCTCGAACGAACCTGAAATGGGGTCGTAACCCGCGGCCGTTATCGTGGTGTCGAAATTGCCCGTGGTATCGGGTTTCAGCCCCTTGATGGTCATGTTCAGGAAGCCATCGGCATCGGTGGTGGCCGTTACGGGTTCCACATCTGTGGCAATTACAATGGTGAGCGTGGCGCCTGCAATGGGCAGGTCCGTGTCGGAGCTGTGAATGTATGCGCCTATCTCAATGGTGTCGGCAGGTACTGGAACTGTTTTGGAGGAAGTGCTTCCTCTATCGATAATGATGCATGCCTGCTGGTATGCCGCGTAAAGTTCGGGGTCGGAGGTTTTGAACGGTACCATGAGGGGATTGAGCTGCTCCTTGAACAGCTTGGCCGTTTGGGAGAACAGTTCTTTGAGGCCCACGGTATTGAGGTGCTTGGTGTTGATGGCCACGCGGGGTGCTTCGAGGACGGCCACATACGCATCGAGGGCGTCCTGCCACGCGGTAACGGTGGTGGCATCGATACCGTAATCGGCAAGTGCCACGAGGTTGTCGTTAACGATCTGGATACGGTAGTCGCAGAAGCCCTGCATGGTGTCGTCTTTGATGCGCTCGATGTCGCTGAGCGGGTAGTTAAGCTCCTCGGCCAGTGTGTTGTTGCCGGTGGCAATGGCCCAAGCGCGTGCAGAACTGACGGTCGCATGGGTCAAATTGTCGAGTGCTGCTCTGACAGCCTTCTTATCGAGGGTGACCCCCTTGGAGGTTGCCGACTGGCCTGCCACGCGGCTGTTGATGGCCGTAATGTTGGCGTTGAGCTGTGCGAAGGCGGCTGCCCGCGCGGGAACCGTATCTATGACCGTCTGATTATCGGTGTAGAAACCGCTGACGACCAAGTACATGTCGAGTCTGTTTGATTGTGCATCGTTCATGACCTTTGATTTTATGCCCATTGGGCGGGTTAATGTCTTTATAACCAAGAGCGGTGCATGGAAATTTCATGGGGGCGGGAATTTGCTTTATGAGACCACCGCGAAGCAGTTGTTGGCTCACAAAGAGCGGTGGTGGGGCAACGTTGTGTGGTGGTTGTGCCGCCAAAAGCGGTGGTGCGGCCACCAGAAGCGGTGGTAGGGAATGCATGTGCACGGGTTACGATATGAGAACGGCCGTTGGGGATGGCGCGAGCACCATTTACGAAGCACTATGCATGGTGCGGGCCACGATGCGCGGTGGTTGTTCTGCATTCTTTGGTGGTTTCGACACAATAATTGGCACTTGGGTGTGTTAAACAGGAAATAAACACACAACAAGATGCTATTATTGAACATCAAACGACTCTTGGAGCTACGGAATATCCGTTCGGGGCGCTCCTACCTTGTAAACCATGGATATACGGACAATGAGGCACGGTGGCTGCTTTCGGAGACGCATAAGATGATACGGTTGAAGATGATGGACCGACTGTGCGTGACCTTCAACTGCCCACTGGAGGACCTTTATGAGTGGAAGGGCGGCACAGATCATCCGTTAGGGTATCTGAGACGCTCGCAGGTGAAGAAGGTGAACCAACTGTTGGAGGGCAAGAGCCCGCAGGAGCTGGAGGAGCTGATCCGAAAGCTGGAGAACGGGGAGATCTGACCTGTGGATCCGGAGTTAGGAGTTAGAAGACAGGGGTTGGAGACCGTGCTGGTGCTGTAGGGTATTGCACGCAGAGGGACTGAGAGGCGGAGGGAAAGTTTTGGGGATGTAGTTAGGTTGCATTCGTATAGAACAACCAAGCAGAGCAAGATACAGTAAACGACCTGAAACAAGCAGGTTTTCAGTAGCTGATGGAGCCCCACATACTGTTCGCATTTTCGAGTAGTAGGTGGGGTTTCCTTTTAGAATTTGACAACATAGTGTTGCGGGAATGGGATTGATTTGGTAGTATTGGAAAAATACTTGATAAGCATGGAGCAAGTGCATGATCCCAGAGAGTTCATTAGAGGAATTCAACAAATACTCATTAACAATACAATTAGAATCGGATTTCTGTTTGGGGCAGGGACGTCAATGGCCGCTCCGCTGACGGATAAGGATGGGAATCTAATGCGCGATGGCAAGGGGCGCAAGAAACCGTTGATTCCTGGGGTTTGGTCGATGACATCCACTATAGTTGAATCTATCAACGAAGACAAATTCAAAAAGGCGTTGAAGCAGATTAAAGAAGAATTAGAATCCAATGAAAAGGAACCAGAAAAAAAGAATCAAGCATTCATGCTTGAAAAT
Above is a window of Flavobacteriales bacterium DNA encoding:
- a CDS encoding mechanosensitive ion channel; the encoded protein is MEEFLQKQIIDLGNYHLSMLQLVALAVIVAVTWVVTWGIKKVIVHRANISDLERGRRLSVYQLIQYIIWVVAILLGLESVGFKITVLLAGSAALLVGIGLGLQEVFKDFVSGIILLFDGTIRVSDIIEVDNTVGRVREIRLRASELETRDGIIMIIPNSRFITGSVVNWTHNQKLTRFKVVVGVAYGSDLELVRQTLVECALQHDEVVKNPKPNVFFSDFADSQLTFTLLFYSRSVFKIEFIKSDLRFAIDKAFREKGITIPFPQRDVWMKQ